One Sparus aurata chromosome 5, fSpaAur1.1, whole genome shotgun sequence genomic window carries:
- the LOC115581307 gene encoding uncharacterized protein LOC115581307, translating into MAVQLRVILEEHNIQKLTLSTGIPDTVEDLLSIVTRTFQLYGEIGLLYQDKDFDNQFFSVTSTADLHDKATVKVIQKEPVITLNLHPVSESEPSSPLSSLSSVNTHPARSTEMDISPADDDASSQVSDCASSSSKDTIILPDSCRHAAWPVPFQVPQFSRDIELILAEANKTYHATGRHFMDASVKSAIMQDLSKVIFSYSAYPSSQQILSVAEALVAKFPCLKEAGSFAGLYGWQQRIKNKMHNYRAKLKSRKYAYPEIEVNSLKRKHPTDAGPSKNVKKPKKAEVNYLPPHPVGERQDTLEKERLELLDEVKKKNNAKLIANKMSKTFSSRRVEVVTLSPSVSVFKERWPALFSEAQIKEEFCRITTVPLEETFMLKLDGYTPGLLQLMRAKGGAAGSKIRPLLDTVNDSQSIEKKRDVVVCCLIEYLGERQEDLFHDCQECEDLTDKTMKVIVMHSVMAEEDPSDVCIVIEGNTVMEGCGSRTKACILLMGLIYALNLEYPKQLKNTFEAFQKLFLELDGAKLLKKVHSLKNKLMQ; encoded by the exons atggcggttCAGCTGAGAGTCATTTTAGAAGAACACAACATTCAAAAGTTGACACTTTCAACAGGAATTCCTGATACAGTGGAAGATCTTCTTTCCATAGTTACAAGAACTTTCCAACTGTATGGGGAAATTGGACTACTATACCAAGACAAAGACTTTGACAATCAGTTTTTCAGTGTCACATCAACTGCTGACTTGCACGACAAGGCCACTGTTAAAGTGATCCAAAAAGAGCCGGTCATCACCCTTAACCTGCACCCAGTGAGTGAATCAGAACCATCATCTCCATTGAGTTCTCTGAGTTCAGTGAACACCCATCCTGCAAGAAGTACCGAAATGGACATCTCCCCTGCAGATGATGATGCATCCTCACAGGTGTCCGACTGTGCGTCATCAAGTTCCAAGGACACCATTATTCTCCCTGATTCATGTCGACATGCTGCATGGCCAGTGCCATTTCAAGTACCGCAGTTTTCCCGGGACATAGAACTAATCCTCGCAGAGGCAAACAAAACATATCATGCCACTGGAAGACACTTCATGGATGCCAGTGTTAAATCAGCTATAATGCAAGACCTTTCAAAAGTGATTTTTTCCTACTCCGCATATCCATCAAGTCAACAGATTCTCTCAGTGGCTGAAGCTCTGGTTGCCAAGTTTCCATGTCTCAAGGAGGCGGGATCGTTTGCAGGGTTATATGGCTGGCAACAGCGCATAAAAAATAAGATGCACAATTACCGTGCCAAGCTAAAATCTCGAAAATATGCTTACCCGGAAATCGAAGTCAACTCATTGAAGAGGAAGCATCCGACTGATGCAGGCCCatcaaaaaatgtgaaaaagccTAAAAAAGCTGAGGTTAATTACCTACCTCCACACCCTGTTGGCGAAAGACAAGACACACTTGAGAAGGAGAGGCTTGAATTACTCGAtgaagtgaaaaagaaaaacaatgcgAAGTTAATCgcaaataaaatgagtaaaacCTTCTCAAGCCGAAGAGTCGAAGTGGTGACCCTCAGCccctctgtgagtgtgtttaaaGAAAGGTGGCCGGCATTATTCAGTGAGGCTCAG ATCAAGGAAGAGTTCTGTCGTATAACCACTGTTCCCTTGGAGGAGACGTTCATGCTGAAACTTGATGGGTACACACCAGGTCTTTTGCAGCTAATGCGTGCTaaaggaggagctgctggttcCAAGATACGCCCTCTGCTGGACACTGTAAATGAC TCACAGAGcattgagaaaaaaagggaTGTAGTTGTCTGCTGCCTCATTGAATACCTTGGTGAAAGACAAGAAGATCTTTTCCATGACTGCCAG GAATGTGAGGACCTCACGGACAAAACAATGAAGGTGATCGTCATGCACAGTGTCATGGCCGAGGAGGATCCATCAGATGTGTGTATTGTGATTGAGGGAAACACAGTGATGGAAGGATGTGGAAGCCGAACAAAAGCCTGCATTCTGCTGATGGGACTGATATATGCTCTCAACCTCGAATATCCAAAGCAGCTAAAGAACACGTTTGAAGcttttcaaaaactttttttggaGCTTGACGGGGCGAAACTACTGAAGAAGGTCCATAGCCTCAAAAATAAGCTCATGCAATAG